GGGTGCCCAGGAGGAAAACGGCTAGGAACCCCGCCCCGAGCAGGAGGCGGAAGAAGGTGATGGTTTCGGCGGGCAATCCGGTGATTCTGGAGAAGACGCCGATGGTGCCCATGAACAGGGCCGAGAGAATGGCCAGGGTGACGCCGGTGGTGTCCATGCGAATCGCCGTATTGATAAGGATTGAAGTGCCGGGGCGCGCGTTTGCGCCCCGGCGAGAGCGTTTAGCCCAGCATGTTGACGGAGGATGGCTTTCTTTTCACGGGGCGGTGATACTCCACCGCCGGGTGACCGAAAAGCAGGGCATAGCCGAGGGTGTGGTCCGGCGGGATGCGCAGCGTTTCCTTCAGCTCCGGGCAGACGGCCAGGGCCATCATGAACATGCCGTCCCACAGGGTGCCAAGCCCACGGGCGCTGGCCAGGAGCTCGAAGGTGGTCAGCGCGATATGCACGTCCTGCACCGGACAGGCCACGCCGGGAGCGGCGCTGGTCAGCAGCATGTGGGGGGCTCCCCGGAAGATGATGTCCCGGCCTTCCGCTTTCCATTTCTGGACAGCCCAGCCCAGGTATTGCGAGATCAGTCCTTCCGGCAGCTTGCCGGCATCGGCCATTGCGGCGAGGCGGTCCAGGGTTTCCCGGCGCAACCGGTCCATGAAGGCCTTGTCCCGGATCACGGTGAACACGACGCCCTGGGCGTTGACCCCGGTCGGCGAATGGCTGGCGGTGCCGATGAGTTCGTCGATCAGCGCCGGGGAGACGTTTTCGTCCTTGTAGCGCCGCACGGAGCGCCGCCATGTGACGAGGCTGGTCATCTGCTCCGCGGAAGGCAGGTTTTTCATCGGCTCCGCGTCATCGGCCACCAGTCCCAGAATGGACACGGCCCCTGTCGGGCAGACGGTGTAGCAGTGCTGGCAGCGGTAGCAGCGCCCTTCGTCGGTGATCTCGGGGAAATCCGCCATGGCGATGATGCCGGCCGGGCAGTCGGCCGCGCATTCACCGCACTGGATGCATTTATCCTTGTCGATGTGAAAGTCGATCATTGCTGTCTCCCTTATTCGCTCATGGTTTCCAGGACCGGAAAGCTGCCCAGATGCGGTTTGATCGCCATGCCCAGCCAGGCGATGGTCTGCCCCAGATTCTTCATGTTGCCAAGTCCTTCGGCATCTGTCTCGACCTCGCCCTTGTCGCGGCCGTAGCCCATGTTCCAGTACACCGAGCCGGGGATGATCATCTGGTTCATGAGGAACATGTGGTTGATCGTGTCGTAGACGTGCGTGGCTCCGCCCCGGCGCACGGCAACAACGGCCGCGCCGATCTTGCCCTTGAAGGCCCGGCCGTTGGCCAGGGCGACAAGGCCCGCACGGTCAAGCAGGGCCTTCATCTCGGCCGAGACGTCGGTGAAGTAGGTGGGGGAGCCGAAGATCAGGGCGTCGGCGCGCAGGAGCTTCTCCATGACCTCGTTGAAGACGTCTTTCTTCATGGCGCATTGCCCGTCCTGGCGCGAAAAACATTTGTAACAGGCCTGACAGCCCCGGATGTTCTTTCCGCCGACCTGAACCAGTTCGGTTTCCCACCCGGCGGCGGTGAGGGGTTCCAGGGCCCTGTTCAAGAGGAATTCCGTGTTGCCGCCCTTGCGCGGGCTGCCGTTTACTGCGATTGCGTACATATTTTTCTCCTTGGTTGGGATTGACTGCGTGTTGCAGGCCCAGCTAGAGCACATGTCTGCGATTATGAAAAGTACTGTCAATAATGTGCGGTACACACATGGAGTATAGTAATGGACAAAAACGAAGTCCGGCCGTGCAGGGTCAAGGAAATCTCCGGCAAGCGCTACCGCTGCTATTTTGAGCTTACCTTGGCGGTAATCGGCGGAAAATGGAAGCCTATCATTCTTTATCACCTCTCTTTGGCGAGCGCGGTCCGTTTTGGGGGGGTGAGACGTGGCATGCCCGACGTGACCGAACGCATGCTGACCCGGCAACTGCGGGAGCTGGAGGCAGACGGGCTCGTTCATCGTGAGGTCTACCGCGAGGTGCCGCCCCGCGTCGAGTACTCCCTGACGGAAATGGGGCTCAGTCTCATCCCGCTCCTGTTGCAGATGCGGGACTGGGGGGTGGACTACGAAAAGTATCTGGGCGCAGATCTGATTTTCACGGGAGATGGGTACGAGAGGCCGATTCTGGAGGGTGCGGATTCCTGTGTCGGGGCCTGATGCTCAGGCCTTTTACAGCGGCATCCCAGTTCGGCCACCGGGCTGTCAGAAGGTCATGAGAAAGGTCACCAGGGCTCCGGCCGGGATGAGCATCAGGCCGGGGATGAGGATGCGCGGCAGGAGCTTGCCCGGATCCTGATGGAAGTATTTGCAGGTCATCAGGAAGCAGATGTGCATGGGCGAGGACATTATGCCTGCGTATCCGGCGTACATTCCCAGGCTCAGGATTACCGGAATGAGATGGGGCTGTCCTGTGGAATGAGCGAGTCCGAAGAGCAATGGGAAGGTCGCACCCACAAAAGCGATGGTCAGACCGGCCACAAAGCCTACCAGAAAGGGTAGGACAATGGCCATGATGTAGATCGTGCCGCCTCCACCGAGGGTCTGAGCCAACACTTCGACAACGTGGCCCTGGTCCAGGATTTCCTTGAAGATGAAGATGGCGCCCACCACGCCCAGCAGAGTCATGGTGTTGTCCTTGCCCGCCTCTCGCAGCACCGCTCGCCAGGTGGACTGGGCCATGAACAGGCTCACGAAGGAGGCAAGAATCAGGGCCGCGATGACCCCGTATTCCATGGGTCTGCCTGGCCAGAACACGGCGCAGAGCCATTCGCCGCCGATGGATCCGGCGATGGCCGTGAAGAGCGGGAGTCCGCCGAACCAATCCTGTGCGTCACGGGTCTCGACTGCGACGGAGGGCAGGCGAGGCGCATTTTTCAGGGCCGGGCGCAGGATCAGGATCCAGCCCAGGGCAATGGCCACCAGCGGGCCGGGCCACAGCAGCGCGATGATTCCGGTCACCGGAATGCCAGCCAGCGAGGAGGCCAGGATAAGGCCCGGATACAGCGGCCAAGCCAGTTCCCAGATGTGTCGGAACCAGTAGTTGATGAGGGCCTGGTCCCTGGGGGGGATGGCCAGTTCCGAGGCAGCCTTTTCAACCATGGGTGCGGAGAAGATAGCTCCGCCGGGCATGGGCAAGAGGCCGATCAGCGCAGGAAAAAAAGCCAGGAGCAGGGAACGGGAGCGAATCTGGGCGCGCATGGCGCGCATGAACCGCTTCGACTGGCCGGAAGCCGAGTACAGGGCGCTGAAAGCCAGGATGACGCTGATGATGGCACAGAGCACAAAGGTCTCTTCGGTCAAGAGCGCGTCCGGGATGGCGCCAAGCCAAGTCAGGGGCGAAAGGCCAAAAAGAATCGCCAGCAGGAAGCTGCCCGCCAGGATGGACAAGCCCAGCCCCAGCTTGAGGCGGATTCCCGCCAGCATGACGGCGAAAACGAGGACGATGGAAAAAATTGCGCCCATTGAGTCCTGACCGACTGGAAAACTACAAATTTCCAGGCTGCTTGAAAATGGTGAGATGCTGGGAGCAAATAAAATTCAGGGCCGCAGCGTAGTTAAACATACGTGAGGTTCTGGATTTTCTGCAGTGACGAAACAGATCGCCGTTTTTAAGCAGCCTGCTAGCCGCAACACTTTTTGAATTTCTTGCCGCTCCCGCAGGGACAGGGCTCGTTGCGTCCCGGCTTTGGGTTCTCGTTTCGGACGGTCTCGGTCTCGTGCTCTCCATCCAGGTAGTACCATTGGCCTTCCCGGCGCACGAATCGGCTGTTCTCGGTCATGCTCTGCGTACCGCCCTTGTGCCGGAAGCTTGCCCGAAAGCGGACCATGCCCGAATCCCCGTCCGTAGCCGTTTCCAGGATCTCAAGGCCGAGCCAGGTGATGCTTTTGTTCCAGCGTCGCACATCTGGAGCGTTGAATTCCGGGCGGTGCTCCTCGACCATGGTGCCTTGGAGATAGTCCATCTCGTCCCGGCAAAAGGCTGTATAGCGCGATCGCATCAAGGCCTCGGGGCTGGCGGCCGGAACCTGGCCGGCTATGATCGGGCCGCAGCACTCTTCAAATTTTCGTCCCGAATGGCAGGGGCATTCCATGATCTTCTCCTAGTGCGTGCAGCCTTCGTGATTGCAGAGAATATTCTTGTCGATGAGGTCGCCGTTGGTCCAGCTTTTGAGCACGTCGAGGATTTCGCCCTCGCAGCCGCGTACAACCTTTATGCCGTGCTCGGCCATCTTGTTAATGGCCCCTTGGCCGATGTTGCCGACGAGCAGGGTGGATACGCCCTTGGCCTGCATGCTGACGCCCACGGTGGACTTGCATCCGCAGCCCGAAGGCGGATAAAATGTCTCGCTTTCGACGATCTGGCCGGAGTCGTTTAGAGTGAAAATGGTGAAGGTCCGAGCGTGACCGAAATGTTCGTCTACGCGGGTACCAACTGTGGGGATGGCGACTTTCATGGGAAAACTCCTTGTTTTTCAGGTCCATTTGCCCCTATGATTGAAACATGTCCGCGTCAATAAAGGACTCGGCACACTCTTACGCGAAGGAGGACAATCATGAAAACGGGCAAGCCGAAACACTATCAGAAATTGCAGGAAATGTATCCTGAACTCATCTCCGCCGCCGAGGCCCTGGGCAAGGCAGCGCAGGAGGCCGGACCTTTGAGCGAGAAGGAAATGCACCTTGTTCAGCTCGGCGCTTCCGCGGCCCTGCGCTCCGAAGGCGCGGTCCGCAGCCATGGCCGCCGGGCCCTGCAGGCCGGAGCAACGCCGGAGGAGATTAGGCACGCCGTCATTCTCTTGACCAGCACCATCGGATTTCCTACGGTCGCGGCGGCTTTGGACTGGCTTGAAAAGGTTCTGGACTAGGATTTTTCAACCACATTGCGGTTTGATGGAGCGGCCCGCGAGGGCCGTTCTTTTTATGGAGGGTATATGCGCAAACTCGATTTCATCGCCACGGACAAGGCTCCGGCCGCCGTGGGCCCCTATTCCCAGGCCGTGCGTGCCGGGGGGGTTTTGTATGTCAGTGGACAGCTTGGGCTGGCCCCCGCCACAGGTCAGTTCGCCGGTGCGGACTTTGAGGCCCAGGCGAAGCAGGCTCTGGCCAACATGGGAGCCATCCTGGCCGAGGCCGGATGCGCCGTAACGGATATCGTCAGCGTGGACGTGTTCGTGACCGACCTGGCCAATTTCAAACTTTTCAACGGCATCTACGACGAATTCATGGCCGGTCACCGGCCTGCTCGCGCCGCCGTGCAGGTCTCGGGTCTGCCGCTGGGCGGAGTTGTAGAACTCAAGTGCGTGGCCCTGGCCCGTCAATAAGGAATTTTCATGACCAACAAACGAACCCGCCGTTT
The window above is part of the Deltaproteobacteria bacterium HGW-Deltaproteobacteria-18 genome. Proteins encoded here:
- a CDS encoding nitroreductase, which gives rise to MIDFHIDKDKCIQCGECAADCPAGIIAMADFPEITDEGRCYRCQHCYTVCPTGAVSILGLVADDAEPMKNLPSAEQMTSLVTWRRSVRRYKDENVSPALIDELIGTASHSPTGVNAQGVVFTVIRDKAFMDRLRRETLDRLAAMADAGKLPEGLISQYLGWAVQKWKAEGRDIIFRGAPHMLLTSAAPGVACPVQDVHIALTTFELLASARGLGTLWDGMFMMALAVCPELKETLRIPPDHTLGYALLFGHPAVEYHRPVKRKPSSVNMLG
- a CDS encoding dinitrogenase iron-molybdenum cofactor biosynthesis protein; this translates as MKVAIPTVGTRVDEHFGHARTFTIFTLNDSGQIVESETFYPPSGCGCKSTVGVSMQAKGVSTLLVGNIGQGAINKMAEHGIKVVRGCEGEILDVLKSWTNGDLIDKNILCNHEGCTH
- a CDS encoding flavodoxin family protein, whose translation is MYAIAVNGSPRKGGNTEFLLNRALEPLTAAGWETELVQVGGKNIRGCQACYKCFSRQDGQCAMKKDVFNEVMEKLLRADALIFGSPTYFTDVSAEMKALLDRAGLVALANGRAFKGKIGAAVVAVRRGGATHVYDTINHMFLMNQMIIPGSVYWNMGYGRDKGEVETDAEGLGNMKNLGQTIAWLGMAIKPHLGSFPVLETMSE
- a CDS encoding reactive intermediate/imine deaminase, translating into MRKLDFIATDKAPAAVGPYSQAVRAGGVLYVSGQLGLAPATGQFAGADFEAQAKQALANMGAILAEAGCAVTDIVSVDVFVTDLANFKLFNGIYDEFMAGHRPARAAVQVSGLPLGGVVELKCVALARQ
- a CDS encoding alkylhydroperoxidase; translated protein: MKTGKPKHYQKLQEMYPELISAAEALGKAAQEAGPLSEKEMHLVQLGASAALRSEGAVRSHGRRALQAGATPEEIRHAVILLTSTIGFPTVAAALDWLEKVLD
- a CDS encoding transcriptional regulator, whose amino-acid sequence is MDKNEVRPCRVKEISGKRYRCYFELTLAVIGGKWKPIILYHLSLASAVRFGGVRRGMPDVTERMLTRQLRELEADGLVHREVYREVPPRVEYSLTEMGLSLIPLLLQMRDWGVDYEKYLGADLIFTGDGYERPILEGADSCVGA